The stretch of DNA CGTCGTGGCGGAGCCGGAGCCACGCCTCGTACAGCGCCCAGGCGGCGTCCATCTCGACGTGGCTCTCGCTGATCGGCGGCCAGGCGCCGAGCGCGTCCAGTGCCCCGACGAAGGAGAACGGGGCTCCGGTCAGGTAGTCCAGGCTGCCGGAGACGGTGAACCCGATGTCGGTGCGGGCCAGCCCGGAGCGGGCGAGGGCCTCGGTGACCGCGCTGTGCACCAGGCCGGCCTCGCTGTCCGCGGTGCCCTCGGGGTGGATCCGGGAGGCGTAGGAGACGACGGCGACGGCGCTCATCGGCGCTCCCCCTCCGCGCCGGTCCCCCGGTCGGGGACGAACCAGCGGATGCTCGGCCGGGTGCGGGTCCGCTCGTGCGGCGGCAGCCATTCGGCGCGCACCCGCATGCCGGCGTGCACCTTCCCCGGTTCCACCCCGCTGATCAGGGCGAGCAGGTCGACGTCGGCGCCGTCCAGCCGGACGTATCCGGTGACGAAGGGCACCTCGGGCGCCCGCGGGTCGGGGACGTGGTTGACGGAGAAGGTGGTGAGCACCCCGGTTCCGGGCAGTTCGACCTCGCCGGCCATCGGGGAGCCGTCCACCGGGTCGACGTCGCGCAGCGGGACGTAGACCCGGCCGCCGCGGGTGCGCGAGCCGAGGATGCGCCCGTGCAGCTGCGCCTCCAGGTAGCGGGTGAGCGCGGCGTCGGCGCGGACGGTGTAGTCCAGCCGGTGGTCGTCGGTGATCCGGGTGACCTCGGGGCGGAAGCAGCGGATGTCGGTGATGGAGCCGGTGCGCTCGTCCTCGGGGCGCAGCCGCGGCCGGACCCGCAGCCCGGCGCGGAGCCGCGCGGGCGGGCGGTCGGCGGGGGCGTCCGGGCCGAGGTCGAGGGCGTGCAGCAGCGCGGTGTCCGCGCCGTCCAGCAGCACGGCGGCCCAGGCGAACGGGTGGTCCAGCGGGTGGCCGGGGCGCGGTGCGCCCACCCAGCACCAGGTGTGCACCGTGCCGGCCGGTCCGACCTCGGTGAACTCCGGCGGGTCGGGCAGCGGTGCGCCGTCGCCGGGGTCGTACTCGGTGGGCGGGAAGAGCACCCGGCCGGCGGCGGTGCGCACCCCGACCAGGCGGCCGTCGCGCAGCTCGGTGAGGAAGCGGCCGATGACCGGGCCGGTGCTGCGGGTGTAGCCGCCGGGGAAGCGCACCGTGTGCGTGCCGGCGAGCTCCGCGGGGCCCTCCCCGGCGGGGTCAGATGGCATCGGCCCGCCCCTCCCAGTAGGGGGCGCGCAGTCTGCGCTTGGGCAGCTTCCCGTTGGGTTCGCGGGGCATCTCCTCGATGAAGTCGATGGAGCGGGGCCACTTCATCCGGGCCAGCCTGCCCTGCAGCGAGGCGAGCAGCCGCTCGGCCAGTTCGGGGCCGGGTTCGCTGCCCTCGGCCGGTTCGACGACCGCCTTGACCTGCTCGCCCCAGTCGTCGTCGGGCACGCCGAACACCGCGGCGTCCATCACCTCGGGGTGGGCGAGCAGCGCGTTCTCGATCTCGGCGGGGTAGATGTTGGCGCCGCCGGAGATGATCACGTCGGCGGCGCGGTCGGTGAGGTAGAGGTGGCCGCCGGCGTCGAGGCGGCCGACGTCGCCGAGGGTGAAGAAGCCGCCGAGCCGGCCGGCCTCGGTCTTGGCGGGGTCGCCCTTGTACTCGAAGGACGGCCCCTGCATCCGCATGTACACCAGCCCGGTCTCGCCGGCGGGCAGCTCCTCGCCCTCCTCGTCGGCGATGAGGAGTTCGGTGATCGGCCAGGGGCGGCCGACCGAGCCGGGGTGGGCGTGCCGGTCCTCGGGGCGCTGGACGGTGCCGCCGCCCTCGGTGGCCGCGTAGTACTCGTAGACGCACTCGCCCCACCAGTCGATCATCGCCTCGCGCACCTCCGGCGGGCAGGGCGCGGCGCCGTGCACCAGCCAGCGCATCGAGGAGACGTCGTAGCGGGAGCGCACCTCCTCCGGCAGGTGCAGCAGCCGCT from Nocardiopsis composta encodes:
- a CDS encoding Zn-ribbon domain-containing OB-fold protein; translated protein: MPSDPAGEGPAELAGTHTVRFPGGYTRSTGPVIGRFLTELRDGRLVGVRTAAGRVLFPPTEYDPGDGAPLPDPPEFTEVGPAGTVHTWCWVGAPRPGHPLDHPFAWAAVLLDGADTALLHALDLGPDAPADRPPARLRAGLRVRPRLRPEDERTGSITDIRCFRPEVTRITDDHRLDYTVRADAALTRYLEAQLHGRILGSRTRGGRVYVPLRDVDPVDGSPMAGEVELPGTGVLTTFSVNHVPDPRAPEVPFVTGYVRLDGADVDLLALISGVEPGKVHAGMRVRAEWLPPHERTRTRPSIRWFVPDRGTGAEGERR